The DNA window TTATGTGGATTTTGCCAGTGAAATAATTGTTATAGGGTCATAGATGATTGTATACACTTATTGTTTGTGCTATGGAGCTTATACTTATCGTTTGATTTAATTATGGGAGTTCCTTCACAAGTTGGTATTTTCGAAGTCATCATGTCCTcaactttaaaaaaaacatcTCGGATTTGAGATATAATTATAACGAACTCTTCTCAACTAAACAAAATAATGTTATTGCAAACTAGCGCAGTACCATATAATATTTGACCAAGAGATGAATTTCTGTCATTCTATGCATGATATTGTCGGAAATGCGAAGGAAAATTATGGTGGCAATTCCATATGGATTGGAAGAGGTTGAAATGAAATTGAGTTGACTACAGTCATTCAATTTCAGTGTCGAATTTAATTGCTAGTTCATGGGAAAAAAATCGGCCTACATCTGTCAATGTTAAAGTTAAAAATGAGCCGTTAATATCCATTATCGTCGAGAGTATCCGGTAAATATTGATAAACTTGGAATCAACTTATAGTTTGTGGTAATAGTACAACTTCAATATTTTAAACTAGATGACAAGattctgataccaattgttgggaTTATGCCGAAACGATTGACGATCATGATGGTAATacaataccaactatacaacaGTCAAAATGTCATAGTTCAATATATATTTCTTGATCTATCACATCCACGTACTCTACTCTCACAATTGTCTATTGTATCTTCTTTGATTTtgaatatttattataatttttttaaagaatataCATCAATCTTatgaaaaaatatcataattatagCTAATCATTTCCAATGGCCTAACGTCGTTGTGGATATTGACGCGAGCAATGCTGTTGATTTCGTTTATCATCAAGCAACATTATTGTATATTTCTAAgcctttttttgtaaaatatgaaTTTGTTGAACTTTGTTTtctgggaaaaaaaaaaacaaaaaagaagtgagaaagaaaagaaattgatcAAAATTGGGTCTGATCTgtgaatataataatatacaggGCAACTTTTGTAAATATCAATACTCACATTTCTTGTTTCTTTTTATCTACGTATGCCAATTGAATGGTAGTATATATACTAGGAATGATCACGTGTGATGCACGTGGAAtcaataatgaaaaatataataatgagatttagataatttttaaaatcgtTTGAATAACATCTTGTTTATGAGTATTTATTAATctaaaaacatcaaaacataataaataaaaatatatcatgaCGATAAATCAAATACATTCACTTATTTATATAACATATTTCAATTCGAGTTATTATAACATAATGACAATTCTCTTAAATTAACAAATATATTTTTCGTCCAAATATCATTCACAAtggaaaacaataaaaatagaattaaTAGAATAGTAAATTTTACTAAAACCAAAATCACAATATATTTAAATCGAGTGCATATAGCGATTGTCAAATAAAAATTCTattaattaactaaattatTATAATGATACTAAAATAAAACCCCAAAACTTCTTATTAAATTAAACATCAATTGTACTTTTGATAACTTTTAACTCTTTGCGAATTTTGTGAATTTTATTTAACTTTCTTTATTTTCAGAATAGATATTATACATAGTTAATTTATATAAGAATAGATCATttgtaaattaatattaatgattaataatttcatgttaaataaaattttaaaataatataattcaaataaatatgtATAGGAAAACACATATACATAATACTCAGTTAAAACTATCatacataaaaaatttaatttataataaatgataataaattatcactataattcatatttattataagaattatcttaattaaaaaaattataagaatCATCTCATAAATTTAatacaaatataaataattttcatTCTTTTTAATTTCTCAGTAATTTTTCTTTCTATGAATAAAGttgaaataaattaaactaatcaaattatattgcaaataaaatattagaaaaattTGTAAAAGAGcctataaatttaaattatgtgCTCTCAAAGTCTATTTTCATTGGAAAAAGACCATAGAAAAATGATATATGCTCGCATGGTTTTTGTAACACTTGTAGAAAAGTGTAAGCTattcaatttattaaattaaaaataaaataaagtatcatattaatatatttgtcgttaattcaaataaaataacgaaataaaattatttttattttcaatctcaatctttaaatcaactaaataaataaatgaaacaTTAATTAAGTAATGGCGTGTAAAAAGTGTAACGAAGAAAATTCACAAATCAAACTCATGTATTTATAGATATATAGATTTGCTAATTTTTAGCCCCTTGCGGATTTGTTTAACTTTCTCTATTTTTTTAGAATAAATATAAATAGTTAATTTTATATCAGGATGAATCATTTGTAAATTAATATTGATGATTAATATTTcatgttaaataaatttttaaataatatcaatcaaataaatatgtatagtaaaacacatataaaaataaaataataagtaatatacagttaaaaatatcatatttaaacaaagttatttctaataaatgaaaataaattatcactataattcatatttattaaaagaatttttttcgTTAAAAAATTATTAGGATTATCTAATAAATTTCATTCTTTTTAATTTATCATCAATTTctctttttaaattaaaataaatcaaactaatcaaatatacgacaaataaaatattagaaaaattTGTAAAAGAGCATATGAAATCTACATAGTCTCCATGtctatttttattgaaaaaatagcataaaaataatattttctgatatgtttttaattatatttgtagAAAAGTGTAATTTTGATATGACCAAAATTAATCATGACACTTTCCATATGtccattttaaaaatatccTTCTATTAAATATGATTTCCATCACCAAATCGTGTTGAATTTGCTTCTATTACTTATTACGATGGGACAATAATTAGAGGCAAATTCAACACGATTATAACGATGGGGCAATAATTAGAAGTAAATTCAAcacgattatatatatatatatacctaacCTTAATTTATCCCCTACCTAAAATCTAGGTGTAAATAATTAAAtcgaaattataaatttattttatgctatatcaagaataaaaaataaaataaatatccatgaaatatatttttcaaatatatatatatatatatatatatatatatataacataaaaataCAAGTAAGAAGAGTCGCAAGATTAGTGTGCTTTAGCTCTCTCTCGTTGTCTTCTCTCAACAGAAACATTATTAGAATCGGATTCATTCAACTTCCATTACAGACAATCTTCCATCAATATCATTTCCTAGTCTTCTCCGCCTCCGACTCCACGTCTCCACCCCACCCCACCCCCACCCCCACACACAATATATATCTATAGCTCTCTCTCTATATGTATAGATAGACAGATAGGTTCTTGTTATTCTTGCAAAAGTTTGTGAATTAATGGGGTTTTTGAAGGCGAAAGGCGCGGTTTACAAGCCCGTTTATGAAGTCGATCTCGGCCCCGACAGCGACGAGGTTTACCTCAGAGCCAATGTCAAAGGTAATATTACTCGGTATAGTTAGCGATCACTGCTTTTTTTCCCTGATGTCTGATTTGTTTagaaatttaactttttatattataagaatttggaaattttcatctttccaacatatatatttttccagaaaatcaAAACTTTGGAAGTTTAGATGATATAAAATTTTTTATGTtggattattattatggcatgCATGGATCTCTGTctgatatatataataatattaagaaCCGGCGAGAGGCAATTATTTTCTTCTAGTTACACTTGCCtatcattcaattttctttgctGCAAAAAGGATTTTCCTGAAGAAAACAGGAACTTTAAATTAGGGGAAATGATTTTTTTCCATTAAATTTTCTACTTTTAGGTTTTCATTCACCACATTTATTTTAAGATTGCTAACGTGACATCTGACAAGTCAGAAATTTTCGATGTCATGTTAATATTTTTTAGTGTCACGTCaacaattaaatcaaaatagctgaaaattaaaagtaagtGTACCAAAATTAGATTCTAAAAGCCGGgtaaaactcaaaatttaacaagTTAGTGGACAACAAAACTATTTTCACCTTAAAAATTAAGAGAGCTTTTCCAGAATAAAGATTTCGGTATActcaaaaagaaaaagaaaaagaagaagctaCAGCTGTATCAATAAGTGAAAAATAAATAGAGAAGTACACGAGAGGTCGACTTGGACAAAACCTCAAGGGGTGGGAAAGAGTCAATCGGTTTTTTTAAGGTTTCGGGTTTATTATTTTGAACCCGGACCCAAAATTATCAGGATATAATTgagattattaaaatatatttaaaataaaaaatattaatatattaacaGCATCAAACTAAATtataactaaaaaataaataattttattttaattaatactGATCACTTAGGAACTTTTACCTTATACCTCACCCAATATACGTTTCGGGTTCGGATCCTACCAAAATCCAAAAATTACCCGATCCAGAGTAATTTCGTATTCGATAATCAGAAGCTTAACCTGTATTATAGGTCAATTTAATTTTtggaatttatatataaataatagacATGCATGAATTTTCGGAAATTATTTTGTTCTTTATGGTTCATACCAGAACTTCTTGGTACAACAATCTACGTACATAACtactttaaattaattaaagtactgcattttcaatcattttactTGTACCATGTTCTCTAAAAAAAACCCAGCAATTTTATTGTCTGCTATTATTGGTAAttgataattttatttatttaattatatatatgcttattattagtaattgataatttgatttttattgtttatttttgtGGATGTGTAGCTCCTCGAATGGCTGGTCTTTTGATAAAAGTTTTTGCATGGTTTTTGGAGTTACCTATTTTCGGAGGTATATTAATGTACATTTTGAAGAGGAACAATCAATTCCACAAGGTAACACACCCATCTCatttatatcattaaaacttctgtaagacggtctcaccggtcgattttgtgagacatatattttatttgagttagtcataaaaaaatattgtttttatgtcaaaaacataatatatatatatatatatatatatatatatatatatatatatatatatatagatatatatatatatataacaatcatgcaactatattaaatatgtaatttttaagagaTAGTATGTCAATTTTTTAAAGTGAATATTAGATGAAACACATTAATTTTCTAAGACAATGTAAATATTTTCGTAAAAATCAATTGTTGTCACAAAATCACGTCAAATTATGTTTTAAGGATCTCTCGCATAATATATTAGTGTGTGTgtcagtgtgtgtgtgtgtgtatatatatatatatatatatatatatatatattaaaaaatttctataAATTTTCATTTAGTTCAATGTCAAAATTTATGTAGAATtcggtttttataaaaaaaattaaaatattttttctttattttacttCCCCCCCTTAGATTTAAGCAGTCATTTTGTATATTTTTGAAAAGATCGTGGTTGCAAGTTTAATAAACTAGTTTATTGTGTGATAGAAATACGGCAAGCAAGAGTAAATGAAAGTTGCTCTCTGCACTAACAACCTTGTCTCTTTCGTTTGGTAAATACAATGAATGCTAGTTCTTAAATTTTTGAACAATGGCGTTACAAATTAATAACACACTTTTTATataggttttttgtgagacgatctcatagataaatcatgcatatatttacaataattagTAAttcttttgacataaaaaataatattttcaaatacgagatctgtctcacaataTTAACttatgagactgtctcacaaattttttttatgatatatgtgtgtgtcgaattatattaatatataataagattTGAAAATATATAGTGTATACATTTTAtataacatatatttatttttatacattCACTCTGTTGATCTGTTGGAGATGAGATCGATACAGTGTTTGAACGACTGTGGTTTAGAAAGTTTGAGTTACTTATTTATTATCAAAgatattttttaatgaattcATCACTACGTTTTCgaatatataatatatcaaaCCACTCATAAGGGTATTTGTAGTAAAAAGGCCAAAATATCTTATACATGGAATCAAACAAATTATAATAAATGCAATTAACCACTATATTAATATGTATCTAAATTGTGTGTACCAGTTGTCAGCCTATGATATATTATGGATTATTTTTTATTCACTTTAATATTTATtaccatttaattattttaaatataatatccctTAATTAAAATGGAGAGTATTAGAACAAATTATGAATTGTTTGTTGACACCACTGTTAGGTAAGGCTACTATTGATgaattatttaggatgcatTTGGTATTTgcttttgttttaatttttagcCAATCTAGTTCTACTAAAAACAAGTTGATAAATTTAATATCTTTtataaaaacattaaatttatatatttagttattTACTTTGTTGTCGTtgtcgttattattattattattattattattattattattattattattattattattattattattattataaggcttaaatttaaaataattattaacatAAGTAGATAAAAATTAACATATAAGATAACATGTAATATAAAATCTAAATTAGTAGCTGATAATATTTAAGTTAGAGAAGAAGATAACTTGAAAGTGGATAGTATGATATTTGTTGGATAAatgaataaatttaaataatttatcattataatttttttctgagtatgtctcttgtgagacggtctcacttaTCAGATTGGTCAACCTTACAGATATTCAAATAAAAGTAATacgcttagcataaaaagtaatacttttttggcaaaaataagagatctatctcacaaaatatgactcagtgagatcgtctcacataagtttttaccttttttttccccacaaacttaaaaaaaaaatcattatttttttgttagtGCAAGGGCTTCTTCAAGAGTAAACTCATTTCTTTATAATCTCACAGTTTGCATTATTTCCCATCATTCTTAATAATTTTCTATTTCCTTTGATAAAACATGCGTTTTCTTGGATGATttcaaagaaatttttttcccaaataAATGACACTATTTTGCAGCTTGTCTCCTTTGTGGATTTACAAGAACCACCTCTTTTTGTACCTCTGTGCCCACATCAAGGTAAGATGTGCAGCAGTCGAAATCGCTAGCATGCCAAAACAGTCGAAATATGGAGACTGAGCGCTGTATAATATGaaagactcgaatataaattcTAACGACTTATTGTCTCGTAATTATAGGAATCCAAGAAAAGGAAGTAAAATACTTAGAACATGACATGCCCCCTCCCGAGAGAGCTCAACAGGCCCTGAGTTGTATTGAATCGCCAGAAAATGTACCCAAGACTCAGAAACTTGGTTTCCAGCGTTGGAAGATACTAGAATTTTTCAAAGCATATACCTCAGGGGACTCAACCCCTCTCATGGTGAAAGAAATGCTAAAAAAAACTTTGCACTAGTTATAAAATGTAACGCTAAATTTACCTTCTTTTAACAGGTTGCAGAACGATTCGTAGCCGCTGTGCGTGAATCATCTAGTCCTTCTCTGAATATGTCATTCTTTATCAACTTCTGTGTGGAAGATATTCTAAAGCAGGCGACAGAATCGACTCTTCGGTATAAACAAGGTGTATGATCAAGAATTCATGTTAGAATGATGTAACTAGATTGCTGcttgaagtttttgaatcaACAGAGGAGTATGGGCTGGGAAACATTGTAAAATCTTGTGTATTTTTCATACATGTTTTTTCAGGTGAACCTATATCGGTTCTAGATGGAGTTTTGGTTGCTGTTAAGGATGAAATAGATTGCATGCCATACCCAACAACAGGTGAGTTTATTGCTAGAATgttttcagttttttttttattttatagtcGAGGGATCGTAGTGTACATATTCGGAAAAAATATCGCGAAATTTCTTCTCCTAATGAAACAAATGGTATATAATCTAGTACTCAGAAAATTGTTGGATGAAGTGAAACAATTTGCTGATGCAGGTGGTACAAAGTGGCTGCACAAAGTAAGACAGTGTGAAGACGATGCGTGCTGTGTCAAACGCCTCCGGTTATGTGGTGCCATATTAGTGGGAAAAACAAATATGCATGAGCTTGGGGCTGGAGTCAGTGGGATAAATCCTCATTATGGGTATGCACTTCCTtcaaattagtttttttttttcaagtttttTTTCTGAGAATTTTTATGAATAATTGATGCTGATTAGTCCTTCTCTCGTCATTAAAGGCCAGCAAGAAACCCGTATAATCGAAACATGATTACTGGAGGCTCTTCCAGTGGATCTGCTGCTGTGGTTGCTGCTGGATTGTGCCCTGTTGCACTAGGTGTCGATGGAGGAGGTAAACTAAACTTACTGTGCTTCTAGTTGCAATATATAGTATGAAACAATGATCTATTGTAAAAATCCACGTCCTCGAGCAAACTTTATTGTTCTGCATAGGATCTGTAAGACTTCCAGCAGCTCTTTGTGGCGTTGTTGGCCTGAAACCTACATTCTCACGTGTGCCACATGAGGGGTATTAAACACATCTTTCTTATGCTTATTTGCTATTTAGTTGCGATATGGTTCTTGAGAAATTTTGTGCTTCCATTCTGACTTTAGGACTTATGTTAAATTTTCAGTGTTCTTCCCCTGAACTACACAGTTGGGATGGTTGGGATTCTTGCAGCAAGTGTTGAGGATGCACTTTTAGTGTCAGTTTCTTGGTTTTGCcgacaaatttttcttttagcTCATGCTGGATTTCATCTGTCATATTTGATAAAAAGTTCAAAAACTTCAGTTATGCAGCGATTAGCGGCAATCTTACATCCGATCAAAATGGTGTGACAGCTGTACCTGACCAACCTAAACTACCTCTGCCTCTGCTGAAATCTGCTGACTACACGTCCTATGACATCAAAATGGCGCGATATGGAAAGGTTTTTGATAATTTCTTCCCATTCTTCATTCCTAAAATGACATAAGATATCAATATCTTCATTTCCTTGCCTTTAAATTAACATCTAAACTCAATTTTTTTAGCCTATATTAACATCTTTTCTGTGTTCTCTCAGTGGTTTGATGACTGCAGTGATGATATCAAAGTCTGCTGCTCTAATGCGGTGACCAGACTATCAGACAAATATGGGTGGAAGGTATAAAATTCCAAATATAATCcttaatttctaaatttatttaGCAGACAAAACCAAGAATTCAGCTTACTCTCCACCGGTTTAATCGCCTCGTGCAATTTAAGATTGTAGATGTAACGATACCAGAACTAGAGGTCATGCGCTTGGCGCATTATGTCACAATAGGATCAGAGTGCAGCTCCTCAATGTCAAGATACTCACAGAATCTGTGAGTGTTCTGTTTTACCGTTATTTCTATTCAAGCGATAAGTGAATAAATTAAGGCCACATACTTTTTGTATAGCATTATTCTTGAAATATGAGATCCTTAGATAATCATAGGCTTCTTTCAGATTAACGTGTATTAGTTTTCTAGACATAAAATATACTTTGACACAACAAGGATTGATCAAATATATCAGGAGTAAGGCAGAAATGGGTTGGGATGTTCGGTTCGGACTTTCTGCATATGGTTCTTTCGACAGCCAAGAATACTTAAACGCACAAAGAATCAGGTAGCATTAGCTTAGCAGATGTTCTTGATTTTATAAGCTCGATATTCTTTGAAGATCATTTACTATTTCAGCAATAAACCAACGCAGGAATCGGCAGCTTCAGTTCCATGAAAAGATATTTTCGATGGCGGATATCATTGTTACTCCAACCGTGGGGTATCACTGCTAAAACCTTTCTCCTCCCGATTCAACAAAAAATGTTCGAGTAAAAGATTTTAGAAGGGTTGTTTTTGTAATGCATGAACACTTCTTTGCCAGTGTGACTGCATATGATATAAAGGATGACGCCACAAGAACCGGTGAGCTAGACTACATAAATGGAGGTAAATTCAACACTGATTTAATCAAGATAGAAAATTTTGCGCACTGGATATTAACAGTCAAAATATTTTAGCTGCATTAGTCCGGTACCAGGTGGCTGGAAATTTTCTTGGTTTGCCAGCAGTAACTGTCCCAGTGAGTTAACAAAAGCATCaagatccttaaatttttattcaCAAAATGTAATCTTAGAACCAGAAACAAATTTGACAGGTCGGATACGATCAATCTAGCTTGCCTATCGGCCTTCAGTTCATCGGGAAACCGTGGTCTGAATCACTTCTAATTCATGTTGCTTATGCTATGCAGGTGCGTAACACAAATTTACGATATGGAATTTGGTCAAAATGGTTTCATgtaaaaaatttgagtttacTAAATAAAGTATGATTCTTGTTCTTCAGGCACTTTGCCTCTCGGAACAAAAGAAACCAGAGATTTTCTATGATATGCTCTGCAAGGATTAAATATGAAACTGGAGGAAGAAAAATGTAAAAGGTCCTACCGGGAGTCGAACCCAGGTCGCTGGATTCAAAGTCCAGAGTGCTAACCACTACACCATAGAACCAACATGTTTCCTCAAATCTTTGaacttttatgatttttttttggttaTCAAATTGAAACAATGAAATACATTGCTCGTCTTGAGATACATAGGAGAATTGTTGTACGAGGTACCAACATGAATCGATTACCATAAGTGGAAAGATTGCCATTTGCCTGTAACTCGAAAAGGTACGGAACTGTTCTTGAAATATTCGAAATAATTAAACTAACCGACCCCCTAAAATTAATAACAAGTTTCT is part of the Primulina eburnea isolate SZY01 chromosome 1, ASM2296580v1, whole genome shotgun sequence genome and encodes:
- the LOC140810255 gene encoding fatty acid amide hydrolase-like isoform X2 encodes the protein MGFLKAKGAVYKPVYEVDLGPDSDEVYLRANVKAPRMAGLLIKVFAWFLELPIFGGILMYILKRNNQFHKLVSFVDLQEPPLFVPLCPHQGIQEKEVKYLEHDMPPPERAQQALSCIESPENVPKTQKLGFQRWKILEFFKAYTSGDSTPLMVAERFVAAVRESSSPSLNMSFFINFCVEDILKQATESTLRYKQGEPISVLDGVLVAVKDEIDCMPYPTTGGTKWLHKVRQCEDDACCVKRLRLCGAILVGKTNMHELGAGVSGINPHYGPARNPYNRNMITGGSSSGSAAVVAAGLCPVALGVDGGGSVRLPAALCGVVGLKPTFSRVPHEGVLPLNYTVGMVGILAASVEDALLVYAAISGNLTSDQNGVTAVPDQPKLPLPLLKSADYTSYDIKMARYGKWFDDCSDDIKVCCSNAVTRLSDKYGWKIVDVTIPELEVMRLAHYVTIGSECSSSMSRYSQNLKAEMGWDVRFGLSAYGSFDSQEYLNAQRIRNRQLQFHEKIFSMADIIVTPTVGVTAYDIKDDATRTGELDYINGAALVRYQVAGNFLGLPAVTVPVGYDQSSLPIGLQFIGKPWSESLLIHVAYAMQALCLSEQKKPEIFYDMLCKD
- the LOC140810255 gene encoding fatty acid amide hydrolase-like isoform X1, which produces MGFLKAKGAVYKPVYEVDLGPDSDEVYLRANVKAPRMAGLLIKVFAWFLELPIFGGILMYILKRNNQFHKLVSFVDLQEPPLFVPLCPHQGIQEKEVKYLEHDMPPPERAQQALSCIESPENVPKTQKLGFQRWKILEFFKAYTSGDSTPLMVAERFVAAVRESSSPSLNMSFFINFCVEDILKQATESTLRYKQGEPISVLDGVLVAVKDEIDCMPYPTTGGTKWLHKVRQCEDDACCVKRLRLCGAILVGKTNMHELGAGVSGINPHYGPARNPYNRNMITGGSSSGSAAVVAAGLCPVALGVDGGGSVRLPAALCGVVGLKPTFSRVPHEGVLPLNYTVGMVGILAASVEDALLVYAAISGNLTSDQNGVTAVPDQPKLPLPLLKSADYTSYDIKMARYGKWFDDCSDDIKVCCSNAVTRLSDKYGWKIVDVTIPELEVMRLAHYVTIGSECSSSMSRYSQNLSKAEMGWDVRFGLSAYGSFDSQEYLNAQRIRNRQLQFHEKIFSMADIIVTPTVGVTAYDIKDDATRTGELDYINGAALVRYQVAGNFLGLPAVTVPVGYDQSSLPIGLQFIGKPWSESLLIHVAYAMQALCLSEQKKPEIFYDMLCKD